The Bacteroidota bacterium genome contains a region encoding:
- a CDS encoding ABC transporter ATP-binding protein: MSTNAIEVSNLTKRFGKFAAVDSVNFSVKQGEIFGFLGANGAGKSTTIRMLIGLLRPTDGTAKVGGYDIITQTDLVKLNIGYMSQRFSLYDDLTVEQNIRFYGGVYGLKNLRLNHRMEWVLKMADLKGREDSLTKTLSGGWKQRLALGCAILHEPKIVFLDEPTGGVDPISRRNFWELINQLSSEGITVLVTTHFLDEAEYCNDIILINAGKLIASGSPVELKTDHIKNPILEVSGLEHNVVDALETIREQRWALETSVFGTALHVMVEEEKEGTKLIQQSLAEKQIASFNVHRITPSLEDVFLYLLDRSSSGS, encoded by the coding sequence ATGTCAACGAATGCAATAGAAGTCAGCAATCTCACAAAGCGGTTCGGAAAGTTTGCTGCTGTCGATAGCGTGAACTTTTCGGTAAAGCAGGGAGAGATTTTCGGCTTTCTTGGCGCCAATGGCGCCGGCAAGTCAACGACAATTCGCATGCTGATCGGGTTGTTGCGCCCGACTGACGGAACGGCGAAAGTGGGCGGGTACGATATCATTACACAAACGGATCTGGTGAAGCTCAATATCGGGTACATGTCGCAACGCTTCTCGTTGTATGATGATTTGACCGTGGAACAGAATATCCGGTTCTACGGCGGTGTGTACGGCCTGAAGAACTTACGCCTCAACCATCGCATGGAGTGGGTGCTGAAGATGGCGGACCTGAAGGGACGGGAGGATAGTCTCACAAAAACCCTCTCGGGCGGATGGAAGCAGCGTCTTGCGCTCGGCTGTGCTATTCTCCACGAACCGAAAATCGTTTTCCTGGACGAGCCTACCGGCGGAGTGGATCCCATCTCCCGAAGAAATTTCTGGGAACTGATCAATCAGCTTTCTTCTGAAGGAATCACGGTTCTTGTCACAACGCATTTTCTCGACGAGGCGGAGTATTGCAACGATATCATTCTGATCAACGCAGGAAAATTGATAGCAAGCGGTAGCCCGGTTGAACTCAAAACCGACCACATCAAGAACCCGATTCTTGAAGTGTCGGGATTGGAGCACAATGTTGTCGACGCGCTTGAGACAATCCGTGAGCAACGTTGGGCGTTGGAGACCTCGGTGTTCGGCACGGCTCTTCACGTGATGGTGGAGGAAGAGAAAGAAGGAACGAAGTTGATTCAACAATCTCTCGCCGAAAAGCAAATCGCATCGTTCAATGTCCACAGAATTACCCCATCGTTGGAGGATGTGTTCTTGTACCTGTTGGATAGAAGTTCTTCCGGTTCATGA
- a CDS encoding TolC family protein: MNRGIKSAAGSAIWLLFIFSSHVSAQNSVVLSLPDAIRIGLENSRALKISTLKVDAAQAKESEVSAQRLPSLKLTASYQRLSDVDPFQVSVPFLPQPIVIAPTVLNNYATRISLQQPLFTGFKLESNAQAAAYAARAAEFDNKNETSDQKFAITVAYWTLHQTMEVKRLVDENVVRLETNEQDTKNLLNAGLVTRNDLLKVQLQLNNARLAQIDARNDVELAMMNLNNIIGQPLETQIQLASKPWPPAEPDDMPRFPAEPDTKPHREGDDALQTPNLVALALTNRTDVQAMQSRLEAAKATVSAAQSNWWPQIFLTGNFYYNRPNQRYQPTRDEFKGTWDVGVQMQLDLWTWETTSHQTGQAHAVLHQQELMFDQLKENVALDVRRQLLAVVRAKEKVQVAMLAIEQAEENQRTLNDKFKRGLATSTDLLDANVTLLQAKTNYSGSLIEHEIARTRLDRVIGSL; encoded by the coding sequence ATGAACCGAGGAATAAAATCGGCTGCAGGGTCGGCAATTTGGCTTTTGTTCATTTTCTCCAGTCACGTCTCGGCACAAAACAGCGTCGTTCTCTCGTTGCCGGACGCCATCCGCATCGGGCTGGAGAACAGCAGGGCGTTGAAAATCTCAACCCTGAAAGTCGATGCGGCACAAGCGAAGGAAAGCGAGGTATCGGCACAACGACTCCCGTCGCTTAAGTTGACCGCAAGCTATCAGCGACTGAGTGATGTTGATCCGTTTCAGGTTTCCGTTCCGTTCTTGCCGCAACCGATAGTCATTGCACCGACGGTTCTGAACAACTACGCAACCCGGATTTCTCTCCAGCAGCCTCTTTTTACCGGATTCAAACTTGAGAGCAATGCGCAGGCGGCTGCGTATGCGGCACGTGCAGCAGAATTCGACAACAAGAATGAAACCTCCGATCAGAAATTCGCCATCACGGTGGCGTATTGGACGCTGCACCAGACGATGGAAGTGAAGAGGCTTGTTGACGAGAATGTTGTGCGGCTTGAGACGAACGAACAGGATACGAAGAACTTGCTGAACGCGGGGCTGGTGACCCGCAACGACTTGCTCAAAGTCCAGCTGCAACTCAACAACGCACGTCTTGCGCAAATTGATGCACGCAACGATGTCGAGCTGGCAATGATGAATCTGAACAACATTATAGGTCAGCCGCTTGAAACACAGATACAGCTTGCATCGAAACCCTGGCCTCCGGCCGAGCCGGATGATATGCCGCGTTTTCCTGCAGAGCCTGACACGAAACCCCACCGCGAGGGGGATGATGCGCTACAAACCCCGAACCTTGTCGCTTTGGCGCTTACGAACCGGACGGATGTTCAAGCAATGCAATCCCGCCTTGAGGCGGCAAAGGCGACGGTAAGCGCAGCTCAGTCGAACTGGTGGCCGCAAATTTTCCTGACCGGAAATTTCTATTACAATCGTCCGAATCAACGATATCAACCTACACGCGATGAATTCAAGGGAACGTGGGATGTCGGAGTTCAGATGCAACTCGATCTCTGGACCTGGGAGACAACGTCCCACCAAACCGGGCAGGCCCATGCCGTGCTCCATCAACAGGAATTGATGTTTGATCAGCTCAAAGAGAATGTCGCGCTCGATGTCCGCCGCCAGTTGCTCGCCGTAGTGCGGGCAAAGGAGAAAGTACAGGTTGCCATGCTGGCCATCGAACAAGCCGAGGAAAACCAGCGCACGTTGAACGACAAGTTCAAGCGGGGCCTTGCAACATCAACCGATCTGCTCGACGCAAACGTCACGCTGTTGCAGGCAAAGACGAATTACTCTGGTTCGTTGATTGAACACGAGATTGCGAGAACGCGGTTGGATAGAGTTATAGGGAGTTTGTGA